One part of the Alosa alosa isolate M-15738 ecotype Scorff River chromosome 4, AALO_Geno_1.1, whole genome shotgun sequence genome encodes these proteins:
- the ddx52 gene encoding probable ATP-dependent RNA helicase DDX52: MGSRLHAGKMDTHDLFRRLGAGTKFDFQRFGKDAARFKVLRPQPKKGSSDPLTKIDFFSSGTHDIVNDEDEESDSECEQDSKSVKRKLKDEGKNSDSSQKKMKKKDKTSGVTEDESIQWISSSEKKPGDPKEGKDQLSVKRLKQLHQEKINQARGQNKIHVHGTDIPDPVCTFDELQKEYQLDSKVLQNILTGGYESPTPIQMQAIPVMMHKREILACAPTGSGKTVAFCLPVITNLRKPVNKGFRALVISPTRELAHQTYKELLRLVDGTGLRVHIIKKKDTVQKQGPKSKKVFDILVSTPNRLLYLLNQDQPALDLSKVEWLVVDESDKLFEDGKTGFREQLAAIFQACSSPALRRAFFSATCAPDVEKWCKLNLDNLVVVNIGARNSAAETVEQELLFVGAESGKLLAFRNLIKKGLMPPVLVFVQSIERARELFHELVYEGINVDVIHADRTQQQRENVVKNFRSGKIWVLICTALLARGIDFKGVNLVVNYDFPTSAIEYIHRIGRTGRAGHKGKAITFFTEDDKPLIRSIATVIKQAGCPVPDYMVGFKKLETKQKRQLLKNPPKRQTIRTTPRFLTAKNKGKKRKRKGVKKADGKKTEAGAAAGAPKGVVKSQKDH; this comes from the coding sequence ATGGGCAGTAGATTGCACGCTGGCAAGATGGACACACACGATCTGTTTAGGAGGCTTGGCGCTGGAACTAAATTCGATTTTCAAAGGTTTGGAAAAGATGCTGCGCGATTTAAGGTGTTGAGACCACAACCGAAGAAAGGTTCTAGTGATCCTCTAACAAAAATAGACTTTTTTAGCTCTGGAACCCATGATATTGTgaatgatgaggatgaggagagtgACTCGGAATGCGAACAGGactcaaaatctgtcaaaaggAAATTGAAAGATGAAGGGAAAAATTCAGATTCATCTCAGAAAAAGATgaagaaaaaagacaaaacctCTGGAGTTACAGAGGATGAGTCAATACAATGGATTTCCTCCTCAGAAAAGAAGCCTGGTGATCCAAAAGAGGGCAAGGATCAGCTGTCCGTGAAGAGACTCAAGCAGTTGCACCAGGAGAAGATCAATCAGGCCCGAGGCCAGAACAAGATCCACGTTCATGGGACCGATATCCCAGATCCAGTCTGTACTTTTGATGAGCTGCAGAAAGAATACCAGCTGGATTCTAAAGTGCTTCAGAACATTCTCACAGGTGGCTACGAAAGCCCAACACCTATCCAGATGCAGGCCATTCCTGTCATGATGCACAAACGAGAGATCCTTGCATGTGCGCCCACTGGCTCAGGGAAGACGGTGGCTTTCTGTTTGCCTGTCATCACAAACCTGCGCAAGCCAGTCAACAAAGGCTTCCGAGCCCTGGTGATCTCCCCCACACGTGAGCTGGCCCATCAGACTTACAAGGAGCTTCTCAGGCTTGTCGATGGAACAGGTCTCAGAGTGCACATCATCAAGAAAAAGGACACAGTCCAAAAACAAGGCCCCAAATCTAAGAAGGTCTTCGACATACTAGTAAGCACGCCCAACCGTCTCCTCTACCTGCTGAATCAGGACCAGCCAGCCTTGGACCTCAGCAAGGTGGAGTGGCTGGTGGTCGATGAGTCAGACAAGCTGTTTGAGGACGGCAAGACTGGCTTCAGAGAACAGTTGGCTGCCATCTTCCAAGCGTGCTCCTCGCCAGCCCTCCGCAGAGCGTTCTTCAGTGCCACATGTGCCCCGGACGTGGAGAAATGGTGCAAGCTCAACCTGGACAATCTCGTTGTGGTCAACATTGGCGCCAGGAACTCTGCTGCTGAGACTGTAGAGCAGGAGCTGCTGTTTGTGGGCGCCGAGAGCGGGAAGCTGCTGGCATTCCGGAACCTGATAAAGAAAGGCCTCATGCCCCCGGTGCTGGTGTTTGTGCAGTCCATCGAGCGCGCCCGTGAGCTCTTCCACGAGCTGGTCTACGAGGGCATCAATGTGGATGTCATTCACGCCGACCGGACGCAGCAGCAGCGGGAGAACGTGGTGAAGAACTTCCGCTCAGGGAAGATCTGGGTGCTGATCTGCACCGCACTTTTAGCCAGAGGCATCGACTTCAAAGGGGTCAACCTGGTGGTCAACTACGACTTTCCGACCAGCGCCATCGAATACATTCACCGCATTGGCCGCACAGGAAGAGCAGGCCACAAGGGTAAAGCCATCACATTTTTCACAGAGGATGACAAACCCCTCATTCGCAGCATTGCTACAGTCATCAAACAGGCGGGATGCCCTGTTCCCGACTACATGGTGGGGTTCAAGAAACTGGAGACCAAACAGAAGCGACAGCTGCTGAAGAACCCGCCCAAGAGACAAACAATCCGCACAACCCCACGGTTCCTCACTGCGAAGAACAAAggcaagaaaagaaagaggaaagggGTGAAGAAAGCTGACGGGAAGAAAACTGAGGCtggggctgctgctggtgcACCCAAGGGTGTGGTGAAATCACAAAAAGACCACTGA
- the rps21 gene encoding 40S ribosomal protein S21 isoform X1, with the protein MQNDAGEFVDLYVPRKCSASNRIIGAKDHASIQINIAEVDKVTGRFNGQFKTYAICGAIRRMGEADDSLLRLAKTDGVVSKNS; encoded by the exons ATGCAGAACGACGCTGGTGAATTCGTGGACCTCTACGTCCCCCGCAAGTG ctctgctagcaacaGAATCATCGGTGCTAAGGACCATGCCTCCATTCAGATCAACATTGCAGAA GTTGATAAGGTTACTGGCAGGTTTAACGGCCAGTTCAAGACCTACGCTATCTGTGGAGCTATCCGTAGAATG GGTGAGGCTGATGACTCCCTTCTGAGGCTGGCAAAGACTGATGGCGTTGTGTCAAA GAATTCTTGA
- the rps21 gene encoding 40S ribosomal protein S21 isoform X2: MQNDAGEFVDLYVPRKCSASNRIIGAKDHASIQINIAEVDKVTGRFNGQFKTYAICGAIRRMGEADDSLLRLAKTDGVVSK; this comes from the exons ATGCAGAACGACGCTGGTGAATTCGTGGACCTCTACGTCCCCCGCAAGTG ctctgctagcaacaGAATCATCGGTGCTAAGGACCATGCCTCCATTCAGATCAACATTGCAGAA GTTGATAAGGTTACTGGCAGGTTTAACGGCCAGTTCAAGACCTACGCTATCTGTGGAGCTATCCGTAGAATG GGTGAGGCTGATGACTCCCTTCTGAGGCTGGCAAAGACTGATGGCGTTGTGTCAAAGTAA